In Treponema vincentii, a single window of DNA contains:
- a CDS encoding V-type ATP synthase subunit B: protein MKKVYSKIESINGSVITVKAEDVSYGELAQVQTSFGASLAQVNKLDRGLVSLQVFAGGRGVSTGDEVRFLGREMQVSFSDDLLGRIFNGSGEPRDQGPMLKDNMVEIGGPSVNPSKRIMAKRMIRTGIPMIDVFNTLVVSQKLPIFSSSGEPYNELLARIAMQAEVDVIVLGGMGLKYDDYLYFKDTLEEAGALSRTVMFVHTAADPTVECLMIPDMCLAVAEQFALKGKDVLVLLTDMTNFADAMKEIAIIQEQVPSNRGYPGDLYSQLAARYEKAVDFDDAGSVTVLAVTTMPGDDVTHPVPDNTGYITEGQFYLKHGRIEPFGSLSRLKQNVNGKTREDHRALMDNMIKLYASYKDTLEKKSMGFMMSEWDGKLLKYGELFESRMMDLSVNIPLEEALDNGWKILSSCFTPEETGIKSDLIKTF from the coding sequence ATGAAGAAAGTGTACAGTAAGATTGAATCTATTAACGGTTCGGTTATAACCGTCAAGGCTGAAGATGTGTCCTACGGTGAGCTTGCGCAGGTACAGACAAGCTTTGGCGCCTCGCTTGCACAGGTCAATAAGCTGGATAGAGGGCTTGTTTCACTGCAGGTATTTGCAGGCGGACGCGGCGTTTCCACCGGTGATGAAGTACGCTTCCTCGGTCGGGAAATGCAGGTAAGCTTTTCCGATGACTTACTCGGACGTATCTTTAACGGTTCGGGTGAGCCGCGCGACCAAGGCCCGATGCTCAAGGATAATATGGTAGAAATCGGCGGCCCGTCCGTAAACCCGTCCAAGCGTATTATGGCAAAGCGCATGATCAGAACCGGTATTCCGATGATCGACGTATTCAACACCCTCGTGGTTTCCCAGAAGCTACCGATTTTCTCAAGCTCCGGTGAACCCTACAACGAACTGCTCGCACGTATCGCAATGCAGGCTGAGGTTGATGTCATCGTACTCGGCGGTATGGGACTGAAATACGACGACTACCTCTATTTTAAGGACACATTGGAAGAAGCAGGCGCGCTGAGCCGCACGGTGATGTTCGTACACACCGCCGCCGACCCGACGGTAGAATGTTTGATGATCCCCGATATGTGTCTTGCAGTTGCCGAACAGTTTGCACTCAAGGGCAAGGATGTCCTCGTCCTTTTAACCGATATGACCAACTTCGCCGATGCGATGAAGGAAATTGCCATTATACAGGAACAGGTTCCGTCAAACCGCGGCTATCCCGGCGACCTTTACAGCCAGCTTGCCGCCCGCTACGAAAAGGCGGTTGACTTTGACGATGCAGGTTCGGTTACCGTTCTTGCCGTTACCACCATGCCCGGCGACGACGTAACGCACCCCGTTCCCGATAACACCGGATATATCACCGAAGGTCAGTTCTATCTTAAACACGGACGCATCGAACCGTTCGGAAGTCTTTCCCGTCTCAAGCAGAACGTCAACGGCAAGACCCGCGAAGATCACCGTGCGCTCATGGATAATATGATCAAGCTCTATGCTTCCTACAAGGACACGCTTGAGAAAAAGTCGATGGGCTTTATGATGAGCGAATGGGACGGCAAACTGCTGAAATACGGTGAACTTTTTGAATCCCGCATGATGGATTTGTCGGTGAACATTCCGCTTGAGGAAGCGCTCGATAACGGATGGAAGATTCTTTCATCCTGCTTTACTCCTGAGGAAACCGGTATTAAGTCCGATTTGATTAAAACCTTCTAG
- a CDS encoding shikimate kinase: MILLGLSRSGKTSVGRLLAKRLGCSFYDTDELIRIRTGLTPRELCRQGGVSALHAAEAAALRECCALHDCGGDVFAAEPLRHSTPLPLPTDGSAENRQGAAVENCAVIAAGGGICDNMEASAIVAAIPLRVFLYATEAALFERLTHDALQTGYYPAFLRFLPVAQKAEARHLFTELYTRRTELYRRNCNLIIDTAGLDCVAAAQKIAEQSSHFPRT; the protein is encoded by the coding sequence ATGATACTTTTAGGCTTGAGCCGTTCGGGAAAGACTTCCGTAGGGAGACTCCTTGCTAAACGGCTCGGCTGCTCCTTTTACGACACCGATGAGCTTATCCGTATCCGTACCGGTTTAACGCCGCGGGAGCTTTGCCGTCAAGGAGGGGTATCCGCATTACATGCTGCGGAAGCTGCTGCCCTGCGTGAATGTTGCGCTCTACATGACTGCGGCGGGGATGTCTTTGCAGCCGAGCCGTTGCGGCACTCTACACCTCTGCCCCTGCCAACCGACGGCTCAGCTGAGAATCGGCAGGGGGCAGCCGTAGAAAACTGTGCTGTCATTGCGGCGGGCGGCGGCATCTGCGATAACATGGAAGCGTCTGCCATCGTTGCAGCAATACCGCTGCGGGTATTCCTCTATGCAACGGAAGCGGCGCTTTTTGAACGCTTGACGCACGATGCGCTGCAAACAGGGTATTATCCGGCATTTCTACGCTTTCTGCCTGTTGCTCAAAAAGCGGAAGCGCGGCATCTGTTTACCGAATTGTATACGCGCCGCACCGAACTGTACCGCAGGAACTGCAACCTTATCATCGACACGGCCGGCTTGGATTGTGTCGCCGCCGCTCAGAAGATAGCGGAGCAATCCTCTCACTTTCCGCGAACCTGA
- a CDS encoding V-type ATP synthase subunit I — protein sequence MILPMKKLTLLVLDSQKKAALKTLRNFGAVHIEKEAASSDTLTELQNTYARLQQAEALITESQPKKAEKTKTETLTLNRNDLLQAVDEILELKDQESNTRAAINKLTGDIEAYNAWGDFDPEDIRSFEENSIYLTMGELPEKSYTALPETIKTVRLTGGKKTVRFAIVSETADVPADLPSDFSPLILPDMRLSAMHTERERLQKQLPSFKAKIGARTELLAPLKAEAKKLAKEIEFESVRAGMEVIPLEEDTAAAGSSVTVNASDVGNTAAAVSGNPISSTAGNAEKEPIRLARLSGYILAEKQADFAGLAKANGWAFISDDPAEEDAVPTAMRHNRFVQLLTPLTDFLGTVPGYREPDISLWFLLFFGIFFAMIFGDAGYGGILVILSLIGIVKAKAKEQPAPLAMQMFLYLGVLTVIWGTATCNWFGISVEYIPAWLKNLSVPAISNVTEESIRNANLMQFCFTLGLIQLTIGHIISIVRNIRSPQILGHIGSIAMLCGMYVVVLSLVVSAERYQINQPVLIAVGGGFALNFIFSNYQTGIGQSIVDSLKNIITMFLGVVNVFADIMSYIRLWAVGLAGSAISATVNQMAGPALGSFLIFLGVLLLFFGHGLNYIMNVLSVIVHGVRLNTLEFSNHVGLTWAGFKYEPFAE from the coding sequence ATGATTTTACCGATGAAAAAACTGACGCTCCTTGTGCTGGATTCTCAGAAAAAGGCAGCGTTAAAAACACTGCGGAACTTCGGTGCGGTGCATATCGAAAAGGAAGCCGCTTCAAGCGATACCTTGACGGAATTGCAGAACACGTATGCGAGATTGCAGCAAGCGGAAGCATTGATTACCGAATCGCAGCCGAAAAAAGCTGAAAAAACAAAGACTGAAACGCTTACGTTGAATCGGAATGACTTATTGCAGGCAGTTGACGAGATCCTTGAGCTTAAAGACCAAGAATCAAATACACGAGCTGCAATCAATAAGCTGACCGGCGACATCGAAGCATACAATGCTTGGGGGGATTTTGATCCCGAAGATATACGCAGCTTTGAAGAAAACAGCATCTATTTGACGATGGGCGAGCTTCCGGAAAAGTCATATACAGCATTGCCTGAAACGATTAAAACGGTACGGCTTACAGGCGGCAAAAAAACAGTCCGCTTTGCGATAGTGTCCGAAACCGCAGATGTTCCTGCCGATTTGCCGTCCGATTTTAGTCCGCTTATTTTACCGGATATGCGGCTGTCGGCAATGCATACCGAAAGGGAACGGCTGCAAAAACAGCTGCCCTCATTCAAAGCAAAGATTGGGGCACGAACTGAATTGCTTGCGCCGCTCAAGGCAGAGGCAAAAAAGCTTGCAAAAGAGATTGAGTTTGAAAGCGTCCGTGCCGGTATGGAAGTAATTCCGCTTGAGGAAGATACGGCAGCTGCCGGTTCTTCCGTAACGGTTAATGCGTCTGATGTGGGTAATACCGCTGCTGCCGTTTCCGGCAACCCGATTAGCAGCACTGCCGGGAATGCCGAAAAAGAGCCGATACGGCTTGCACGGCTCTCCGGTTATATTCTTGCTGAAAAACAAGCTGATTTTGCAGGTCTTGCAAAGGCAAACGGCTGGGCATTTATTTCAGATGATCCTGCTGAAGAAGATGCCGTTCCGACTGCCATGCGGCATAACCGGTTTGTACAGCTGCTTACCCCGCTGACGGACTTCCTCGGTACCGTGCCGGGCTACCGCGAACCCGATATTTCGCTGTGGTTCCTGCTCTTTTTCGGTATCTTCTTTGCAATGATTTTCGGGGACGCAGGCTACGGCGGCATCCTCGTGATCTTATCGCTCATCGGAATCGTCAAAGCAAAAGCGAAGGAGCAGCCCGCTCCGCTTGCCATGCAGATGTTCCTTTACCTCGGTGTCCTCACCGTTATCTGGGGGACTGCAACCTGCAACTGGTTCGGTATCTCGGTGGAGTACATCCCCGCATGGCTGAAAAACCTGTCCGTACCGGCTATCTCGAACGTAACGGAAGAGAGCATCAGAAATGCCAACTTGATGCAGTTCTGCTTTACGCTCGGGCTTATTCAGCTGACAATCGGGCATATCATCTCGATTGTGCGGAATATCCGTTCTCCGCAGATACTGGGACACATTGGCTCCATTGCGATGCTCTGCGGAATGTATGTCGTGGTACTCAGCCTTGTCGTCAGCGCCGAGCGGTACCAGATTAACCAACCGGTACTGATTGCAGTAGGTGGCGGCTTTGCGCTTAACTTTATTTTTTCAAATTATCAAACCGGTATCGGGCAGAGTATCGTGGACAGTCTTAAAAATATCATCACGATGTTCTTAGGGGTGGTAAACGTCTTTGCCGATATCATGAGCTATATCCGTCTTTGGGCAGTCGGGCTTGCAGGTTCTGCAATCAGCGCGACAGTCAACCAAATGGCGGGACCGGCGCTCGGCAGCTTCCTCATCTTTTTGGGTGTGCTGCTGTTATTCTTCGGACACGGGTTGAACTATATTATGAACGTACTTTCGGTTATCGTACACGGAGTGCGGCTTAATACATTAGAGTTTTCAAACCATGTCGGGTTAACGTGGGCAGGGTTCAAATACGAACCTTTTGCAGAATAA
- a CDS encoding ATP synthase subunit K (produces ATP from ADP in the presence of a proton gradient across the membrane; the K subunit is a nonenzymatic component which binds the dimeric form by interacting with the G and E subunits) codes for MSFGMFGAAAALGISAFGSALGLAIAGQGTIGAWKRCYLNNKPAPFILLAFAGAPLTQTIYGFLLMNKMLTSKADPWFLLGVGVACGLGIAASAIAQGKASAAGSDALAETGKGFGQYITVVGLCETVALFVMVFGLINC; via the coding sequence ATGAGTTTTGGTATGTTTGGTGCAGCAGCTGCACTCGGTATTTCGGCATTCGGATCGGCATTAGGGCTTGCTATCGCAGGACAGGGCACAATCGGGGCGTGGAAGCGGTGTTATTTGAATAATAAACCGGCTCCCTTCATCCTCCTCGCATTTGCAGGTGCCCCGCTCACGCAGACCATTTACGGCTTCTTGCTGATGAACAAAATGCTTACTTCAAAAGCGGATCCGTGGTTCCTGTTAGGTGTCGGTGTTGCGTGCGGTCTCGGTATTGCAGCTTCCGCTATTGCACAGGGTAAGGCTTCCGCAGCAGGTTCTGATGCGTTGGCGGAAACCGGTAAAGGTTTCGGTCAGTACATTACCGTTGTCGGTCTTTGCGAAACCGTCGCGTTGTTCGTTATGGTTTTCGGACTGATTAACTGCTAA
- a CDS encoding V-type ATP synthase subunit D: MAIKLTKNELKNQKESLKMFQRYLPTLQLKKQQLQTEIRTIETHAKEVRLNRDALHKEFEQWIAVFGEAGVFTPEILKVKEVRTSTGNIAGVSIPVFSGADFERSSYDLFTTPLWLDIACDRMERVLSLDLEAQILDEQVARLNNELRTTTQRVNLFEKVKIPETKRNIKKISVYLGDQQVAAVVRGKISKKNLEKNAPDEEETA; encoded by the coding sequence ATGGCTATTAAACTGACGAAAAACGAGCTGAAAAATCAAAAAGAATCGCTTAAGATGTTCCAGCGGTACTTGCCGACGCTTCAGCTTAAAAAACAGCAGCTGCAAACCGAAATACGCACGATTGAGACGCATGCAAAAGAGGTTCGGCTGAACCGAGACGCGCTGCACAAGGAGTTTGAGCAGTGGATTGCCGTCTTCGGTGAAGCGGGAGTCTTTACACCTGAAATCCTCAAGGTGAAAGAAGTGCGTACCTCGACGGGAAATATTGCCGGTGTTTCGATACCGGTATTTTCCGGGGCGGACTTTGAACGCAGCAGCTACGATCTTTTTACAACGCCGCTCTGGCTCGACATTGCTTGCGACCGGATGGAGCGGGTTTTATCGCTCGATCTTGAAGCCCAAATCCTCGACGAACAGGTTGCACGGCTCAACAACGAACTGCGTACCACAACGCAGCGGGTCAACTTGTTTGAAAAGGTAAAGATACCGGAAACAAAGCGGAACATCAAAAAAATTTCCGTGTATCTGGGAGATCAGCAGGTAGCGGCGGTTGTGCGCGGGAAGATTTCCAAGAAAAACTTGGAAAAGAACGCTCCGGATGAGGAGGAAACAGCATGA